The Humulus lupulus chromosome 3, drHumLupu1.1, whole genome shotgun sequence genome window below encodes:
- the LOC133825724 gene encoding transmembrane 9 superfamily member 2-like, with protein sequence METLLEFLLIIFCALIMGCACGGSQVRSDSDINYGSYKAGDSVPLYVSKMGPFQNPSETYHYFDLPFCKPDYFKEKKQTFGEMLNGDHLINAPYGLEFLVEKNFTVACSKNLTEEQVSQFRTAIGRDYYLQLYHDELPLLLFIGKVDKQGATNDYRYLLHNHIHFQVFFYEDHIVKIDALPYPDAGVDLTEDKETYVEFLYSVEWEDVYFPLEKRMEEYSDSSLFVSKHMEYHWFSLMDSCGIFLILIGGVVKLYIRVSKKEFAEGSHDEESVSNQEERGWKCIQDDVVRTPCQKSLLAAALGSGTQLLTLTILILALGLSGVFYPHNRGRLSTALFVIYTSTSTIAGYTSASFYCHLGGTNWLRNLLLTECLFSGPLLFTFCLLNVIATAYKATASALPFGTIIELALLWTLISFPLLLLGGMIGKSNKVELQAICPSKKVKLLAPLQTMNAPREIPPLPWYRHAVPQIALAGALPFSVMYFELFFAISSVWGHGTHISYKMLFITFILVLVFIALVNACLTCRQLLAEDHKWWWRSIFRGGSVGLYVYCYCIFYYYVKSDWSGVLQISFFFGYMACISYGISLMFGSVSFAASFLCVHYMYHPTKHN encoded by the exons atggaGACACTTTTGGAATTCCTTCTTATTATATTTTGTGCTCTAATTATGGGTTGTGCTTGTGGTGGTAGCCAAGTGAGATCTGATTCTGATATTAACTACGGAAGCTACAAAGCTGGAGACTCTGTTCCTTTATATGTCAGTAAAATGGGGCCCTTTCAAAATCCCAG TGAAACATACCACTATTTTGATCTTCCATTCTGTAAACCAG ATTATTTCAAGGAAAAGAAGCAAACTTTTGGTGAGATGTTAAATGGAGATCATCTCATCAACGCACCATATGGGCTTGAGTTTCTAGTAGAGAAAAATTTCACAGTGGCATGTTCGAAAAATTTGACCGAGGAACAAGTTTCTCAATTTCGAACAGCAATAGGAAGAGATTACTACCTTCAACTGTACCATGATGAGTTGCCATTGTTGCTATTCATAGGCAAAGTTGACAAACAAGGGGCTACTAATGATTACAGATATTTACTTCACAATCACATTCATTTTCAAGTTTTTTTCTATGAAGATCACATAGTCAAGATAGATGCTCTACCATACCCCGATGCAGGGGTTGACCTGACTGAAGACAAGGAGACATATGTGGAGTTTCTTTACTCTGTGGAATGGGAAGATGTGTACTTTCCATTAGAGAAAAGAATGGAAGAGTACTCAGATTCTTCATTATTTGTATCGAAACACATGGAATATCATTGGTTTTCATTAATGGACTCATGTGGTATATTTCTTATCTTGATTGGTGGTGTTGTGAAATTGTACATTCGTGTCTCCAAGAAAGAATTTGCAGA GGGTTCGCACGACGAAGAATCAGTCTCTAACCAAGAAGAAAGAGGTTGGAAATGCATCCAAGATGATGTCGTTAGAACCCCTTGTCAAAAGTCCTTGCTTGCTGCAGCTCTTGGTTCTGGTACACAATTGCTGACCCT TACCATACTCATTCTGGCACTGGGGCTATCTGGTGTATTTTATCCACACAACCGCGGTCGCCTATCGACTGCACTATTTGTCATTTACACAAGCACTTCTACTATTGCTGGTTACACATCAGCTTCCTTTTATTGTCATCTTGGAGGAACAAATTGG TTGAGGAATCTACTTCTTACAGAATGCCTTTTTTCTGGACCTTTGCTTTTCACATTCTGCCTTCTTAATGTTATAGCCACAGCTTACAAGGCAACTGCATCAGCACTACCCTTTGGCACAATCATCGAATTAGCTCTCCTTTGGACACTAATTTCATTCCCATTGCTTCTACTTGGTGGGATGATTGGAAAGAGCAACAAGGTTGAGTTGCAAGCGATTTGTCCGAGTAAAAAGGTTAAGTTGCTAGCTCCTTTACAAACCATGAATGCACCTCGAGAAATTCCACCACTTCCATGGTATAGGCACGCAGTGCCTCAGATAGCGCTGGCTGGGGCTTTGCCTTTCTCGGTCATGTACTTTGAGCTTTTCTTTGCAATCAGTAGTGTGTGGGGTCATGGAACTCACATCTCATACAAGATGCTGTTTATCACCTTCATTCTTGTTCTTGTTTTCATTGCTTTAGTGAATGCTTGTCTCACATGTCGCCAGCTTCTTGCTGAAGATCACAAATGGTGGTGGAG GTCGATTTTTCGTGGTGGATCAGTTGGATTGTATGTTTACTGCTATTGCATATTCTACTACTATGTGAAATCAGATTGGTCTGGTGTTTTGCAAATCTCATTCTTCTTTGGGTACATGGCTTGCATCAGCTATGGAATTTCCTTAATGTTTGGTAGTGTTAGTTTTGCAGCCTCTTTTCTTTGTGTTCACTACATGTACCATCCTACTAAGCATAATTAG